The following coding sequences lie in one Pseudomonas sp. B33.4 genomic window:
- a CDS encoding cupin domain-containing protein — MDVGERLQSIRKLKGLSQRELAKRAGVTNSTISMIEKNSVSPSISSLRKVLGGIPMSMVEFFSEEILQEVPTQIVYKANELIDISDGAVTMKLVGRAHPSRAIAFLNEIYPPGADTGEEMLTHEGEETGILVEGRLELVVGLETFILEAGDSYYFESTKPHRFRNPFDAPARLISAATPANF; from the coding sequence TTGGACGTCGGTGAACGACTGCAATCGATCCGCAAGCTCAAAGGGCTTTCCCAGCGTGAACTCGCCAAACGCGCGGGCGTCACCAACAGCACCATTTCGATGATCGAAAAGAACAGCGTCAGCCCTTCGATCAGTTCGCTGAGAAAGGTACTGGGCGGGATTCCCATGTCCATGGTCGAGTTCTTTTCCGAAGAAATCCTGCAGGAAGTCCCGACCCAGATCGTCTACAAGGCCAACGAGCTGATCGACATTTCCGACGGCGCCGTGACCATGAAACTGGTGGGCCGCGCGCACCCCAGTCGCGCCATCGCCTTCCTCAACGAAATCTACCCGCCGGGCGCCGACACCGGCGAAGAAATGCTCACCCATGAAGGCGAAGAAACCGGGATTCTGGTGGAAGGTCGCCTGGAACTGGTTGTGGGTCTGGAAACTTTTATTCTCGAAGCCGGCGACAGCTACTACTTTGAAAGTACCAAGCCGCATCGTTTCCGTAATCCGTTCGACGCGCCTGCGCGGCTAATCAGCGCAGCCACGCCAGCGAATTTTTAA
- a CDS encoding DUF1127 domain-containing protein — protein sequence MNGLSDVRLTLHSQELAAGQKDRARNEIMRNAPSGLSRWGLMWHRLHTRKALLALTADQLKDIGLTREQALEEGLKPFWRI from the coding sequence ATGAACGGCTTGAGCGATGTGCGGCTGACGTTACACAGTCAGGAACTGGCGGCAGGGCAGAAGGATCGTGCACGCAATGAGATCATGCGTAACGCACCGTCCGGCCTGAGCCGCTGGGGTCTGATGTGGCATCGCCTGCACACGCGCAAGGCGTTGCTGGCGCTGACGGCGGATCAGCTCAAGGACATCGGGCTGACCCGAGAGCAGGCGCTGGAGGAGGGGTTGAAGCCGTTCTGGCGGATCTGA
- a CDS encoding FAD-binding oxidoreductase, with protein MTARAHTSASQPHVASYYAASSLPQPDHPLLQGDVAADVCVVGGGFSGLNTALELAERGLNVVLLEAHKIGWGASGRNGGQLIRGVGHGLDQFANVIGSDGVREMKLMGLEAVEIVRQRVERFQIACDLTWGYCDLANKPSDLEGFAEDAEELRGLGYRYETQLLQADEMHTVVGSKRYVGGLIDMGSGHLHPLNLALGEAAAAQQLGVKLFEHSAVTRIDYGPEVKVHTAQGSVRAKTLVLGCNAYLNDLNPQLSGKVLPAGSYIIATEPLSEEQAHNLLPQNMAVCDQRVALDYYRLSADRRLLFGGACHYSGRDPKDIAAYMQPKMLEVFPQLAGVKIDYQWGGMIGIGANRLPQIGRLNDQPNVYYAQAYSGHGVNATHLAGKLLAEAISGQHSGGFDLFAKVPHITFPGGKHLRSPLLALGMLWHRLKELV; from the coding sequence ATGACTGCCCGCGCCCACACTTCCGCGAGCCAACCTCACGTTGCCTCTTACTACGCCGCCAGCAGCCTGCCGCAGCCGGATCATCCGCTGCTGCAAGGCGACGTGGCGGCGGACGTCTGCGTGGTAGGCGGTGGGTTTTCCGGGCTAAACACGGCGCTGGAACTGGCTGAGCGCGGGCTCAACGTGGTGTTGCTGGAAGCGCACAAGATCGGCTGGGGCGCCAGCGGCCGCAACGGCGGGCAGTTGATTCGCGGCGTCGGTCACGGTCTCGATCAGTTCGCCAATGTCATCGGCAGCGACGGCGTGCGCGAGATGAAACTCATGGGCCTGGAAGCGGTGGAAATCGTTCGCCAGCGGGTCGAGCGCTTTCAGATTGCCTGCGACCTGACCTGGGGCTACTGCGATCTCGCCAACAAACCGTCCGACCTCGAAGGTTTTGCCGAAGATGCCGAAGAACTGCGCGGCCTCGGTTATCGCTACGAAACGCAATTGTTGCAAGCCGACGAGATGCACACGGTTGTAGGCTCCAAGCGCTACGTCGGTGGTTTGATCGATATGGGTTCAGGGCATCTGCATCCACTCAATCTCGCATTGGGCGAAGCGGCGGCTGCGCAGCAATTGGGTGTGAAACTGTTTGAACACTCAGCGGTGACGCGTATCGATTACGGCCCTGAAGTCAAAGTTCATACAGCCCAGGGATCGGTGCGAGCCAAGACGCTTGTGCTCGGTTGCAACGCCTATCTGAATGATCTTAATCCGCAACTCAGCGGCAAAGTCCTGCCCGCCGGCAGTTACATCATCGCCACCGAACCGTTGAGCGAAGAACAGGCGCATAACCTCTTGCCGCAAAACATGGCGGTCTGTGATCAGCGGGTGGCGCTGGATTACTACCGGCTCTCGGCAGACCGTCGCTTGCTGTTTGGCGGTGCCTGCCACTATTCGGGGCGCGATCCAAAAGATATTGCGGCGTATATGCAACCGAAGATGCTCGAAGTATTCCCGCAACTGGCCGGGGTGAAGATCGATTATCAGTGGGGCGGCATGATCGGCATCGGCGCCAACCGTTTGCCGCAGATTGGCCGGCTCAATGATCAGCCGAATGTGTATTACGCCCAGGCCTATTCAGGCCACGGAGTAAACGCCACGCACCTGGCGGGCAAGTTGCTCGCCGAAGCGATCAGCGGGCAGCACAGCGGTGGCTTTGATCTGTTTGCCAAGGTGCCGCACATCACCTTCCCGGGCGGCAAGCATTTGCGCTCGCCGTTGTTGGCGTTGGGGATGTTGTGGCATCGGCTGAAAGAGTTGGTCTGA
- a CDS encoding Lrp/AsnC ligand binding domain-containing protein, which yields MRTNTQTKRELDKIDRNILRILQADGRISFTELGEKVGLSTTPCTERVRRLEREGIIMGYNARLNPQHLKGSLLVFVEISLDYKSGDTFEEFRRAVLKLPHVLECHLVSGDFDYLVKARISEMASYRKLLGDILLKLPHVRESKSYIVMEEVKESLSLPIPD from the coding sequence ATGCGTACCAACACTCAGACCAAACGTGAGCTGGACAAGATCGACCGCAACATCTTGCGGATCCTGCAGGCGGACGGGCGGATTTCCTTTACCGAACTCGGCGAGAAGGTCGGCCTCTCCACCACGCCCTGCACCGAGCGGGTGCGGCGTCTGGAGCGCGAAGGCATCATCATGGGCTACAACGCCCGGCTGAATCCGCAGCACTTGAAGGGTAGCTTGCTGGTGTTCGTCGAGATCAGCCTCGACTACAAATCCGGCGACACTTTCGAGGAGTTCCGACGCGCGGTGCTGAAATTGCCGCACGTGCTGGAGTGCCATCTGGTGTCAGGGGATTTCGACTATCTGGTGAAGGCGCGGATTTCCGAGATGGCCTCATACCGCAAGCTGCTGGGCGACATTCTGCTCAAGCTGCCGCATGTGCGCGAGTCGAAGAGCTATATCGTGATGGAAGAGGTTAAGGAGAGCTTGAGCCTGCCGATTCCAGACTGA
- a CDS encoding PLP-dependent aminotransferase family protein, whose amino-acid sequence MTLYVNLAELLGTRIENGFYRPGDRLPSVRALSVEHGVSLSTVQQAYRVLEDSGLATPKPKSGYFVPVGRELPELPAVGRPAQRPVEISQWDQVLELIRAVPRKDVVQLGRGMPDISSPTMKPLLRGLARISRRQDMPGLYYDNIHGTLELREQIARLMLDSGCQLSASDLVITTGCHEALSTSIHAICEPGDIVAVDSPSFHGAMQTLKGLGMKALEIPTDPLTGISLEALELALEQWPIKVIQLTPNCNNPLGYIMPESRKRALLNLAQRFDVAIIEDDVYGELAYTYPRPRTIKSFDEDGRVLLCSSFSKTLAPGLRIGWVAPGRYLERVLHMKYISTGSTAPQPQIAIAEFLKAGHFEPHLRRMRTQYQRSRDLMIDWVTRYFPAGTRASRPQGSFMLWVELPEGFDTLKLNRELHDQGVQIAVGSIFSASGKYRNCLRMNYAAKPTAQIEEAVRKVGETAVRLLAEAD is encoded by the coding sequence ATGACCCTTTATGTAAACCTCGCCGAATTGCTCGGCACGCGCATCGAAAACGGCTTCTATCGTCCGGGTGACCGACTGCCGTCGGTGCGCGCCTTGAGCGTCGAACACGGGGTCAGCCTGAGCACGGTGCAGCAGGCTTATCGCGTGCTCGAAGACAGTGGTCTGGCCACGCCGAAGCCCAAATCCGGCTACTTTGTGCCGGTCGGCCGTGAACTGCCGGAGCTGCCCGCCGTCGGCCGTCCGGCGCAGCGGCCGGTGGAGATTTCGCAGTGGGATCAGGTGCTGGAATTGATTCGCGCGGTGCCGCGCAAGGATGTCGTGCAACTGGGTCGAGGCATGCCGGACATCAGCTCGCCGACGATGAAACCGCTGCTGCGCGGTCTCGCCCGCATCAGCCGTCGCCAGGACATGCCCGGCCTGTATTACGACAATATCCACGGCACCCTCGAACTGCGCGAGCAGATCGCCCGACTGATGCTCGACTCCGGCTGCCAGTTGAGCGCCAGCGATCTGGTGATCACCACCGGTTGCCACGAAGCGCTGTCCACCAGCATCCACGCGATCTGCGAGCCGGGCGACATCGTCGCGGTGGACTCGCCGAGCTTCCACGGCGCCATGCAAACGCTCAAAGGCCTGGGCATGAAAGCCCTGGAAATTCCCACCGACCCACTCACCGGCATCAGCCTCGAAGCACTGGAACTGGCGCTCGAACAATGGCCGATCAAGGTCATTCAGCTCACCCCGAACTGCAACAACCCGCTCGGCTACATCATGCCGGAGTCGCGCAAACGTGCCCTGCTCAACCTCGCGCAGCGCTTCGACGTGGCGATCATCGAGGACGATGTGTATGGCGAGCTGGCCTACACCTACCCGCGTCCGCGCACGATCAAATCCTTCGACGAAGATGGCCGCGTGCTGCTGTGCAGTTCGTTTTCCAAGACCCTGGCGCCGGGGCTGCGTATTGGCTGGGTCGCGCCGGGTCGATACCTCGAGCGCGTGCTGCACATGAAATACATCAGCACCGGTTCGACCGCGCCACAACCGCAGATTGCCATCGCCGAATTCCTCAAGGCCGGCCATTTCGAACCGCACCTGCGGCGCATGCGCACGCAATACCAGCGCAGCCGCGACCTGATGATCGATTGGGTGACGCGGTACTTTCCCGCGGGTACTCGCGCCAGCCGGCCGCAAGGCAGTTTCATGTTGTGGGTCGAATTGCCGGAAGGTTTCGACACCCTGAAACTGAATCGTGAGTTGCACGACCAAGGCGTACAGATTGCCGTCGGCAGCATTTTTTCCGCCTCGGGCAAGTACCGCAATTGCCTGCGGATGAACTACGCTGCCAAACCGACAGCGCAGATCGAAGAGGCGGTGCGCAAGGTCGGCGAGACGGCTGTCAGATTACTGGCCGAAGCCGACTGA
- a CDS encoding acetyl-CoA hydrolase/transferase C-terminal domain-containing protein — translation MVQLCSIEQAVDDVLARLPAHIHMGMPLGLGKPNHFVNALYRRIKELPERQLTIYTALCLGRPNLGDGLQKRFIEPFVERVFGDYPEFDFLADLHRDSLPANIRIEQFFMQPGSLLNSAPAQQDYVSSNYSHAARDINAAGLNLVAQLLASSSEHPDRLSLSCNPDITLDLLPMIAKRRDAGETILLVGQVHTDLPYMPGDAEVDIDTFDLLIDAKDSSTLFSTPNMPVGFQDHFIGLHASTLVRDGGTLQIGIGSMGDALTAALLARQADNAGYKALLDDINLSQWAQLIDREGGTGPFAKGLYGCSEMFVNGLLVLADAGIIRRKVYPDVQTQEQANAGTLDEAAQTDGISVHGGFFLGPRSFYERLRELPQSKRLEFNMTRISYINELYGQEELKRLQRLDARFINTVFTMTLLGAGVADQLEDGRVLSGVGGQYNFVAQGHALHDARSILILRSWRESGGDVSSNIVWEYGHCTIPRHLRDIVVTEYGIADLRGKSDAVVIESLLNISDSRFQQGLIEQAQKVGKLPKDFRLDPRFADNTPQRLQTIAARHSNLFPEYPLGCDFTVIEKDLLRALNWLKSKFKLTEILELGKAALDAPEASLYPEHLERMQLTNPEGLKEDLFQRLLLTGLKATAQ, via the coding sequence ATGGTGCAGTTGTGTTCGATCGAACAGGCAGTGGATGACGTGCTGGCGCGGTTGCCGGCGCATATCCACATGGGCATGCCGCTGGGCCTGGGCAAACCCAATCACTTCGTCAACGCGCTGTACCGGCGGATCAAAGAGCTGCCCGAGCGGCAACTGACGATCTACACCGCGCTGTGCCTAGGCCGGCCGAACCTGGGTGACGGTTTGCAGAAACGCTTTATCGAACCCTTCGTCGAGCGCGTCTTCGGTGACTACCCGGAATTCGATTTTCTCGCCGATCTGCACCGCGACAGCCTGCCCGCCAACATCCGCATCGAACAGTTTTTCATGCAGCCCGGCAGCCTGCTCAACAGCGCGCCGGCTCAGCAGGATTACGTCAGCAGCAACTACAGCCACGCCGCCCGCGACATCAACGCCGCCGGGCTCAATCTGGTGGCACAATTGCTCGCCAGCAGCAGCGAGCATCCCGATCGACTGAGCCTCAGTTGCAATCCCGACATCACCCTCGACCTGTTGCCGATGATCGCCAAGCGGCGCGACGCCGGGGAGACCATTTTGCTGGTCGGCCAGGTGCACACCGATCTGCCGTACATGCCCGGCGATGCCGAGGTCGATATCGACACCTTTGACCTGCTGATCGACGCGAAGGACAGCAGCACGCTGTTTTCCACGCCAAACATGCCCGTCGGTTTTCAGGATCATTTCATTGGTTTGCACGCGAGTACGCTGGTGCGCGACGGCGGCACGTTGCAGATCGGCATCGGTTCGATGGGCGATGCCCTCACCGCAGCACTGCTCGCACGGCAGGCGGATAACGCCGGTTATAAAGCGTTGCTCGATGACATCAACCTGAGCCAGTGGGCGCAATTGATCGACCGCGAAGGCGGCACCGGACCGTTCGCCAAAGGCCTGTACGGTTGCAGCGAAATGTTCGTGAACGGCCTGCTGGTGCTGGCGGATGCCGGGATCATCCGGCGCAAGGTCTATCCCGACGTGCAGACTCAGGAACAGGCTAACGCCGGCACCCTCGACGAGGCCGCGCAAACTGACGGCATCTCGGTGCACGGTGGCTTCTTCCTCGGCCCGCGCAGTTTCTACGAGCGCCTGCGCGAGCTGCCGCAGAGCAAACGCCTCGAATTCAACATGACCCGCATCAGCTACATCAACGAGTTGTACGGGCAGGAAGAGCTCAAGCGTCTGCAGCGCCTTGATGCGCGGTTTATCAACACCGTGTTCACCATGACCTTGCTCGGTGCGGGTGTGGCGGATCAACTGGAAGACGGACGGGTGCTCAGCGGTGTCGGCGGGCAGTACAACTTTGTTGCCCAGGGGCATGCGTTGCACGATGCCCGTTCGATTCTGATTCTGCGCAGCTGGCGCGAATCCGGTGGCGACGTCAGTTCCAACATCGTCTGGGAATACGGCCACTGCACGATCCCACGGCATTTGCGCGACATCGTTGTGACCGAGTACGGCATTGCCGATCTGCGCGGTAAATCCGACGCAGTGGTGATCGAGTCGCTGCTGAACATCAGCGACTCACGCTTCCAGCAAGGCTTGATCGAGCAAGCGCAAAAGGTCGGCAAACTGCCAAAGGATTTCCGCCTCGACCCACGCTTTGCCGACAACACGCCGCAGCGTTTGCAGACGATTGCTGCACGGCACTCAAATCTGTTTCCGGAGTACCCGCTGGGCTGTGATTTCACAGTGATTGAAAAGGATTTGCTACGCGCGCTGAACTGGTTGAAGAGCAAATTCAAACTCACCGAAATCCTCGAACTCGGCAAGGCCGCCCTCGACGCCCCCGAGGCATCGCTCTACCCCGAACACCTCGAACGCATGCAACTCACAAACCCGGAAGGCCTGAAAGAAGACCTCTTCCAACGCCTGCTCCTCACCGGCCTGAAAGCCACCGCACAATAA
- a CDS encoding c-type cytochrome: MKMLAAPATVLALWAVSAQAATNDDIAKRLEPVGQVCVQGQECKGMEVAATAGGGDAKTPDSIIAKHCNACHGSGLLGAPKIGDTAAWKERADHQGGLDGILAKAITGINAMPPKGTCADCSDADLKGAIEKMSGLK; the protein is encoded by the coding sequence ATGAAAATGCTGGCCGCACCAGCAACCGTACTGGCCCTCTGGGCTGTCAGCGCTCAAGCTGCGACGAATGACGACATTGCCAAACGCCTCGAGCCGGTCGGCCAGGTGTGTGTCCAAGGGCAGGAATGCAAGGGGATGGAAGTGGCTGCAACTGCCGGCGGCGGTGATGCCAAGACTCCAGACTCAATCATTGCCAAACATTGCAACGCTTGCCATGGCTCCGGCCTTTTAGGTGCGCCGAAAATCGGTGACACCGCAGCCTGGAAAGAACGAGCCGATCACCAGGGCGGCCTCGACGGCATCCTGGCCAAGGCCATCACCGGCATCAATGCCATGCCGCCTAAAGGCACCTGCGCTGACTGCTCCGACGCCGACCTGAAAGGCGCAATCGAGAAGATGTCCGGCCTGAAATAA
- a CDS encoding YkgJ family cysteine cluster protein, with protein MSCNSQTVRTLRQQIPSFECVPGCHDCCGPVTTSPEEMARLPRKTRAEQDAAMEELNCVHLGPNGCTVYEERPLICRLFGTTKTLPCPNERRPVELIHPRVEKQIFEYMAANRQVLV; from the coding sequence ATGAGCTGCAACAGCCAGACAGTCCGCACCTTGCGCCAGCAGATTCCCTCGTTCGAGTGCGTGCCCGGCTGCCACGATTGCTGTGGGCCGGTGACCACCTCGCCGGAAGAAATGGCGCGCCTGCCGCGCAAGACCCGCGCCGAGCAGGATGCGGCGATGGAAGAACTGAACTGTGTGCATCTGGGGCCGAATGGCTGCACGGTGTATGAAGAGCGGCCACTGATTTGCCGTTTGTTTGGCACGACCAAAACCTTGCCTTGCCCGAATGAGCGGCGGCCGGTGGAGCTGATTCATCCGCGCGTGGAGAAGCAGATTTTCGAGTACATGGCGGCGAATCGGCAGGTGTTGGTTTAA
- the dadA gene encoding D-amino acid dehydrogenase: MRVMVLGSGVIGTASAYYLARAGFEVVVVDRQPAAAMETSFANAGQVSPGYASPWAAPGVPLKAIKWLLQRHAPLAIKATADIDQYLWMAQMLRNCTANRYAVNKERMVRLSEYSRDCLDELRAETGIAYEGRSLGTTQLFRTQAQLDGAAKDIAVLKESGVPFEVLDRAGIARVEPALAGVTDILAGALRLPNDQTGDCQMFTTRLAEMAVKLGVEFRFGQDIQKLDYAGDRINGVWIDGKLETADRYVLALGSYSPQLLKPLGIKAPVYPLKGYSLTVPITNPAMAPTSTILDETYKVAITRFDNRIRVGGMAEIAGFDLSLNPRRRETLEMIVNDLYPQGGNLAEASFWTGLRPTTPDGTPIVGATPFKNLFLNTGHGTLGWTMACGSGRLLADLMAKKKPQISAEGLDISRYGNKIQESAKHVNPAPAHQ, translated from the coding sequence ATGCGTGTAATGGTCTTGGGTAGCGGCGTCATCGGTACCGCCAGTGCTTACTATCTGGCCCGTGCCGGGTTTGAAGTGGTGGTGGTCGACCGGCAGCCAGCCGCGGCCATGGAGACCAGTTTCGCCAACGCCGGCCAGGTGTCGCCGGGCTACGCCTCGCCGTGGGCTGCGCCGGGCGTACCGCTCAAGGCGATCAAGTGGCTGCTGCAACGCCACGCCCCTCTCGCGATCAAGGCCACCGCCGACATCGACCAGTACTTGTGGATGGCGCAGATGCTGCGCAACTGCACCGCTAACCGTTATGCGGTGAACAAGGAACGCATGGTGCGTCTGTCCGAGTACAGCCGCGACTGCCTCGATGAATTGCGCGCCGAAACCGGCATCGCCTACGAAGGCCGCAGCCTCGGCACGACCCAGCTGTTCCGCACTCAGGCGCAACTCGATGGCGCCGCCAAAGACATCGCTGTGCTGAAAGAATCCGGCGTGCCGTTTGAAGTCCTCGACCGCGCCGGCATTGCCCGCGTCGAGCCGGCACTGGCAGGTGTCACCGACATCCTCGCCGGTGCCCTGCGCCTGCCGAACGACCAGACCGGCGACTGCCAGATGTTCACCACGCGCCTCGCCGAAATGGCAGTGAAACTCGGTGTCGAATTCCGTTTCGGCCAGGACATTCAGAAACTCGACTACGCCGGTGATCGCATCAACGGCGTGTGGATCGACGGCAAGCTGGAAACCGCCGACCGCTACGTGCTGGCGCTCGGCAGCTACTCGCCGCAACTGCTCAAGCCGCTGGGCATCAAAGCCCCGGTGTATCCGCTCAAGGGTTACTCGCTGACCGTGCCGATCACCAACCCGGCGATGGCCCCGACCTCGACCATTCTCGACGAGACCTACAAGGTCGCGATCACCCGTTTCGACAACCGCATCCGCGTTGGCGGCATGGCCGAGATCGCCGGTTTTGACCTGTCGCTGAACCCGCGTCGACGCGAAACCCTGGAGATGATCGTCAACGACCTTTATCCTCAGGGCGGCAATCTGGCCGAGGCGAGTTTCTGGACCGGCCTGCGTCCGACCACCCCGGACGGCACGCCGATCGTTGGCGCCACACCGTTCAAGAACCTGTTTCTCAACACCGGTCACGGCACCCTCGGTTGGACCATGGCGTGCGGTTCCGGTCGTTTGCTGGCCGACCTGATGGCGAAGAAAAAACCACAGATCAGCGCCGAAGGCCTCGATATTTCCCGTTACGGCAACAAAATCCAGGAGTCCGCAAAACATGTCAATCCAGCGCCAGCTCACCAATGA
- a CDS encoding RidA family protein, with the protein MSIQRQLTNERMSQIVSHNGTVYLAGQVGDDFDAGIEQQTRDVLANIERLLDLAGTDKQHLLSATIYLNDIEAHFAGMNSVWDQWLPKGAAPARATVEAKMAKPSILVEISIVAALP; encoded by the coding sequence ATGTCAATCCAGCGCCAGCTCACCAATGAGCGCATGAGTCAGATCGTCAGCCACAACGGCACCGTGTATCTGGCCGGGCAGGTCGGCGACGACTTCGACGCCGGGATTGAACAGCAGACCCGCGACGTACTGGCCAATATCGAGCGTTTGCTTGATCTGGCCGGCACCGACAAACAACACCTGCTGTCGGCGACGATTTACCTGAACGACATCGAGGCGCACTTCGCCGGGATGAACTCGGTGTGGGATCAGTGGCTGCCAAAAGGCGCTGCCCCGGCCCGCGCCACCGTCGAAGCGAAAATGGCAAAACCGAGCATTCTGGTAGAAATCTCTATCGTCGCCGCGCTGCCGTAA
- the alr gene encoding alanine racemase — MRPARALIDLEALRHNYRIAREVTGAKALAVIKADAYGHGAVRCAQALESEADGFAVACIEEALELRAAGIKAPVLLLEGIFEADELALIVEHDFWTVVHSLWQLEAIEQAALSKPITVWLKLDSGMHRVGLHPKDYAAAYQRLLASGKVAKIVLMSHFARADELHAQSSTEQVAVFEAARQGLAAEVSLRNSPAVLGWPQIHSDWVRPGIMLYGATPFEEANAVAERLQPVMTLESKVICVRELPAGEPVGYGARFITDKPMRVGVVAMGYADGYPRQAPTGTPVLVAGKRSRILGRVSMDMLCIDLTDVPEADLGSTVELWGKNILASEVAQWADTIPYQIFCNLRRVPRLYSEG; from the coding sequence ATGCGTCCTGCCCGTGCCCTGATCGACCTAGAAGCCCTGCGCCACAATTACCGAATTGCCCGCGAAGTCACCGGCGCCAAGGCGCTCGCGGTGATCAAGGCCGATGCCTATGGCCATGGCGCGGTACGTTGCGCTCAGGCGCTGGAGTCCGAGGCCGATGGTTTTGCCGTGGCCTGCATCGAAGAGGCGCTGGAGTTGCGCGCGGCCGGCATCAAGGCGCCCGTGTTGTTGCTGGAAGGGATTTTCGAGGCCGATGAGCTGGCGCTGATCGTCGAGCATGATTTCTGGACCGTGGTGCACTCGCTGTGGCAACTCGAAGCCATCGAGCAGGCAGCTCTGAGCAAGCCGATTACTGTCTGGCTGAAGCTCGATTCAGGCATGCACCGCGTCGGTCTGCATCCAAAGGATTACGCAGCCGCCTATCAGCGTCTGCTGGCCAGCGGCAAAGTCGCGAAAATTGTCTTGATGAGCCACTTCGCCCGCGCCGATGAACTGCACGCGCAGAGCAGCACCGAACAGGTCGCGGTGTTTGAGGCGGCGCGTCAGGGGCTGGCGGCGGAAGTCAGCCTGCGCAACTCGCCTGCCGTACTCGGCTGGCCGCAGATTCACAGCGACTGGGTGCGCCCAGGCATCATGCTCTACGGTGCAACCCCGTTCGAAGAAGCCAACGCCGTGGCTGAGCGTCTGCAACCGGTGATGACCCTGGAATCGAAAGTGATTTGCGTGCGTGAACTGCCGGCCGGCGAACCGGTGGGTTACGGTGCCAGATTCATCACCGACAAGCCGATGCGTGTCGGTGTGGTCGCCATGGGTTACGCCGACGGCTATCCACGTCAGGCGCCGACCGGCACGCCGGTTTTGGTGGCTGGCAAGCGCAGCCGCATTCTCGGTCGCGTGTCGATGGACATGCTTTGCATCGATCTGACGGATGTGCCGGAAGCCGACCTCGGTTCGACCGTCGAGCTGTGGGGCAAAAACATCCTCGCCAGCGAAGTGGCGCAGTGGGCCGACACCATTCCGTACCAGATCTTCTGCAACCTGCGCCGGGTGCCAAGGCTCTATTCCGAGGGTTGA